The Gemmatimonadaceae bacterium genome includes a window with the following:
- a CDS encoding peptidylprolyl isomerase translates to MSKTATFETNRGTIVAELYDGEAPNTVANFEKLANSGFYDGVKFHRVIPDFVVQGGDPLSRDLPEGDRRIGTGGPGYKIKCETAGNPRRHQVGALSMAHAGKDTGGSQFFMVLSEANTRHLNGVHTVFGQITQGLDAMQSIRQNDVMNTVRVA, encoded by the coding sequence GTGAGCAAGACCGCCACCTTTGAAACCAACCGCGGCACGATCGTCGCCGAACTCTACGACGGTGAGGCGCCGAACACCGTTGCCAACTTCGAGAAGTTGGCCAACTCGGGCTTCTACGACGGCGTGAAGTTTCACCGAGTGATTCCCGATTTCGTCGTCCAGGGGGGCGACCCGCTCTCCCGCGACCTCCCCGAAGGCGACCGGCGCATCGGCACCGGAGGTCCGGGCTACAAGATCAAGTGTGAGACCGCTGGGAATCCCCGCCGCCATCAGGTGGGCGCCCTGTCCATGGCGCACGCCGGAAAGGACACCGGCGGCAGCCAGTTCTTCATGGTGCTGAGCGAAGCGAACACCCGGCACCTCAACGGAGTCCACACCGTCTTTGGCCAGATCACGCAGGGCCTCGACGCCATGCAGTCCATTCGCCAGAACGATGTGATGAACACGGTGCGGGTCGCGTAG
- the nth gene encoding endonuclease III yields MPVSKARSRVRRGALRGPALERQASEVLGRLLAEYPDAHCALDFQNPFQLLVATILSAQCTDKRVNMVTPALFKKYPTPHALAHARREDLEALIKSTGFFRNKAKSLIGMAAAITETHGGAVPHTMEALTNLPGVGRKTANVILGNAFDQNEGIVVDTHVTRLSQRLGLTRANTAEKIEASLTPLFPRQQWTILSHLLIEHGRRVCLARKPKCVECVLADICPSAIF; encoded by the coding sequence ATGCCGGTGTCGAAGGCTAGGTCCCGGGTCCGGCGCGGAGCACTGCGCGGCCCAGCGCTCGAACGGCAGGCCAGTGAGGTCCTGGGCCGGCTCCTCGCAGAGTACCCCGACGCCCACTGCGCCCTCGACTTTCAAAATCCGTTTCAGCTCCTCGTGGCGACCATTCTCAGCGCGCAGTGCACCGACAAGCGCGTGAACATGGTCACGCCGGCGCTGTTCAAGAAATATCCCACGCCGCACGCCTTGGCCCACGCCCGTCGTGAAGACCTTGAGGCACTCATCAAGAGCACAGGCTTCTTCCGCAACAAAGCCAAGAGCCTCATCGGCATGGCCGCTGCGATCACGGAAACGCACGGGGGCGCGGTGCCCCACACCATGGAAGCGCTCACGAATCTGCCTGGCGTCGGACGCAAGACGGCCAACGTCATTCTCGGAAACGCCTTCGACCAGAACGAAGGGATCGTCGTCGACACCCACGTCACGCGGCTCAGCCAACGACTTGGCCTGACCCGGGCGAACACAGCGGAAAAGATCGAGGCCAGCCTCACCCCGCTCTTTCCGCGCCAACAGTGGACCATCCTCTCGCACCTGCTCATCGAGCACGGGCGGCGCGTCTGCCTGGCTCGGAAACCGAAATGCGTTGAGTGCGTGCTCGCCGACATCTGCCCCAGCGCGATCTTCTGA
- a CDS encoding alpha/beta hydrolase, translating to MCGFSTTSMPPNPPPPRASGFTTTTPVPLYWTAYGPDVGPRALVLHGGPGADHRYLLPQMLELAHDRELLFYDQRGGGRSRTDDREPITWQTHVADLAAVLREFTLSRPTIIGYSWGGLLALLYAAAAESDPASPAPDRLALIDPAPISRQFREEFEAEFARRQAAPAVQAMRDELVASGLRERDPQGYRHRAFELSVAGYFADPHAARDLTPFRIVERVQRTVWESLGDYDLVRDGRLAAVRCPTLIVHGMQDPIPLASSEACARATGAELVTLEACGHVPYVEQPAALFGALRKFLA from the coding sequence ATGTGTGGATTCTCCACCACCAGCATGCCTCCGAACCCTCCACCTCCTCGCGCCTCCGGTTTCACGACGACCACCCCGGTTCCGCTGTACTGGACAGCGTACGGTCCGGACGTGGGCCCCCGCGCGCTGGTGCTCCACGGCGGCCCCGGAGCAGACCACAGATATCTCTTGCCGCAGATGCTCGAACTCGCCCACGATCGGGAACTCCTGTTCTACGATCAACGCGGCGGCGGCCGGTCGCGGACCGACGATCGCGAGCCCATCACGTGGCAGACTCACGTCGCTGATCTCGCGGCGGTACTCCGGGAATTCACGCTCTCGCGACCCACCATCATCGGCTATTCCTGGGGCGGGCTGTTGGCGCTGTTGTATGCGGCGGCCGCGGAGTCCGACCCCGCCTCGCCTGCCCCCGATCGGCTCGCGCTCATTGACCCGGCTCCGATCTCACGGCAATTTCGGGAGGAGTTCGAGGCGGAGTTCGCTCGGCGCCAAGCCGCTCCGGCGGTCCAGGCGATGCGCGACGAGTTGGTCGCTTCGGGCCTGCGGGAGCGGGATCCCCAGGGGTACCGCCACCGGGCATTCGAGTTGAGTGTGGCAGGCTACTTCGCCGATCCGCACGCAGCGCGTGACCTGACCCCGTTCCGGATCGTGGAACGCGTGCAGCGAACGGTGTGGGAAAGCCTGGGAGATTACGATCTCGTGCGCGATGGGCGGTTGGCGGCGGTCCGCTGCCCGACGTTGATCGTGCACGGCATGCAGGATCCGATCCCGCTGGCATCGTCAGAAGCGTGCGCCCGCGCGACGGGCGCCGAGTTGGTGACGTTGGAAGCGTGCGGACACGTGCCGTACGTCGAACAGCCCGCGGCGCTCTTCGGGGCGCTGCGTAAGTTTCTCGCATGA
- a CDS encoding prepilin-type N-terminal cleavage/methylation domain-containing protein — protein MLQNRKGFTLIELLIVVVIIGILAAIAIPKFANTKDKAYITAMKSDLRNMVTAEEAFFSDSSAYTTNETAMNFKQSTGVNAPTITVGAGYWSATITHTMLTGHTCAIAINTTNPLVTSAGEGEPVCN, from the coding sequence ATGTTGCAGAATCGCAAGGGCTTCACGCTGATCGAACTTCTGATCGTCGTCGTCATCATCGGCATTCTGGCGGCGATTGCGATTCCGAAGTTCGCGAATACCAAGGACAAGGCATACATCACCGCCATGAAGTCGGACCTCCGCAACATGGTTACGGCTGAGGAAGCCTTCTTCTCCGATTCGTCGGCCTACACGACCAACGAAACTGCGATGAACTTCAAGCAGTCGACGGGCGTCAATGCGCCGACGATCACGGTGGGCGCCGGCTATTGGTCGGCGACGATCACCCACACGATGCTGACCGGGCACACCTGCGCCATCGCCATCAACACCACGAACCCGCTGGTCACGAGCGCGGGCGAAGGCGAGCCGGTCTGTAACTGA
- a CDS encoding histone deacetylase: MTLHAWSSARYTFPLPEGHRFPIAKYQLLRQRVLDLGIVPADRLHEPDRVSADDLLRVHTPDYVQRFTRGALTAAEVRRLGFPWSPALVERSYRATGGTCEAARHALDFGISMNLAGGTHHAFPDHGEGFCVFNDVAVAIRALQHRGQIERAAIVDLDVHQGNGTHAIFAGDASVFTFSMHGGRNYPFRKVAGDLDVELPDGADDAEYLNRLAAALPGVIARAHPDLVVYLAGADAHEHDALGRLSLTQQGLARRDLLVVQHCREVGLPLTITIAGGYGRDPSTTVALHVQTARIASQFS, from the coding sequence GTGACGCTCCACGCCTGGTCGAGCGCGCGATATACCTTTCCGCTCCCCGAGGGGCACCGGTTTCCGATCGCCAAGTACCAACTGCTTCGCCAGCGGGTACTCGATCTGGGCATCGTGCCGGCCGACCGCCTGCACGAACCCGACCGCGTCAGCGCAGACGATCTCCTGCGCGTGCACACGCCCGACTACGTGCAGCGGTTCACCCGCGGCGCGCTTACCGCGGCGGAAGTGCGGCGGCTGGGGTTCCCGTGGTCACCGGCGCTCGTCGAGCGGTCGTACCGGGCCACGGGCGGCACCTGCGAGGCGGCCAGACACGCGCTCGACTTCGGAATCAGCATGAACCTAGCTGGCGGCACGCACCACGCGTTCCCCGACCACGGCGAAGGCTTCTGCGTGTTCAACGACGTCGCCGTGGCCATTCGTGCCCTGCAGCACCGCGGGCAGATCGAGCGAGCCGCCATCGTCGATCTCGACGTACACCAGGGCAATGGAACCCACGCCATCTTCGCCGGCGATGCATCGGTGTTCACCTTCAGCATGCACGGAGGTCGGAATTACCCGTTCCGCAAGGTGGCCGGCGACCTCGACGTGGAACTGCCGGACGGCGCCGACGACGCCGAATACCTGAATCGGCTGGCTGCGGCCCTCCCCGGCGTCATCGCTCGTGCCCACCCGGACCTAGTGGTGTACCTCGCCGGCGCAGACGCGCACGAGCACGACGCGCTCGGCCGATTGTCGCTCACCCAGCAAGGGCTGGCGCGCCGCGACCTGTTGGTGGTCCAACACTGTCGCGAGGTGGGACTCCCGCTGACCATCACAATCGCTGGCGGCTATGGTCGCGACCCCTCGACCACGGTCGCCCTCCATGTGCAGACCGCCCGAATCGCGTCGCAGTTCAGCTGA
- a CDS encoding M28 family peptidase: protein MKILSRSSLLFAVMIAGACQPVVSGPTSAPTPAPVAAADSARMRADIAYLASDRLEGRRAGTPGNDSAAAFIERRYQALGLAAMTPTSYLQPFVARPAASAHPGAPELLPTQNVIAMLPGTDPALRQEYVVVGAHFDHLGRSTEGALDPEATDAIRHGADDNASGTAAVLELARMFRAAPTRRSLMFINFSAEEEGLLGSAYFVEHSPVALDSMDAMVNFDMVGRLRNRRLIVYGVATGAEFPALLDSANAGRLTIFGQGDGFGPSDQSSFYAKNIPVLHFFTDLHADYHRATDVVSKIDAAGEATVVGIGERVIRDIADRPARITFVRVPAKPSTAASSSSSDVYFGSIPDMAAGDIRGERLTGVTAGSPADAGGIKAGDVVVEFGGQEVTDLETYSAALYSHKPGDVVQVVVVRDGARVTLRVTLSKRGG, encoded by the coding sequence ATGAAGATCCTCTCCCGTTCTTCGCTGCTGTTCGCCGTAATGATCGCCGGCGCCTGCCAACCGGTCGTTTCGGGGCCAACCAGCGCCCCGACGCCCGCCCCCGTGGCCGCGGCCGACTCGGCGCGGATGCGCGCCGACATCGCTTATCTCGCCAGCGACCGGCTCGAGGGCCGGCGTGCCGGCACGCCGGGCAACGACAGCGCCGCTGCGTTTATCGAGCGCCGCTATCAAGCCCTCGGGCTCGCCGCCATGACGCCTACCTCGTATCTCCAGCCCTTCGTCGCGCGGCCCGCCGCGTCGGCTCACCCCGGCGCGCCCGAACTGCTGCCCACGCAGAACGTCATCGCCATGCTGCCTGGCACGGACCCGGCGCTACGCCAGGAATACGTGGTCGTCGGTGCCCACTTCGACCACTTGGGGCGCTCCACCGAGGGGGCGCTCGACCCAGAGGCCACGGACGCCATCCGCCACGGCGCCGACGACAACGCGTCCGGCACCGCGGCGGTGCTCGAACTGGCCCGCATGTTCCGCGCCGCTCCAACACGTCGTTCGCTCATGTTCATCAACTTCAGCGCCGAAGAGGAAGGGCTGCTCGGCTCGGCCTACTTCGTGGAGCACAGCCCGGTGGCGCTCGACAGCATGGATGCCATGGTGAACTTCGACATGGTGGGCCGGCTCCGGAACCGGCGATTGATCGTCTACGGCGTGGCCACCGGCGCCGAATTCCCGGCCCTCCTCGACAGCGCCAACGCCGGGCGCCTCACGATCTTTGGTCAGGGCGACGGATTCGGCCCCTCGGACCAGTCCTCGTTCTACGCCAAGAACATCCCCGTGCTCCACTTCTTTACCGACCTCCACGCGGACTACCACCGCGCCACTGACGTCGTGAGCAAGATCGACGCCGCCGGCGAAGCCACCGTGGTGGGCATTGGCGAACGCGTGATTCGCGACATCGCCGACCGGCCGGCGCGCATCACGTTCGTCCGCGTGCCAGCCAAGCCCAGCACGGCCGCGTCGAGTTCGAGCAGCGATGTCTATTTCGGGTCCATTCCCGACATGGCAGCCGGCGACATCAGAGGTGAGCGGCTCACCGGCGTCACCGCCGGAAGTCCCGCCGACGCGGGCGGCATCAAGGCGGGCGACGTCGTGGTGGAATTCGGCGGCCAGGAAGTCACCGATCTCGAGACCTACTCGGCAGCGCTGTACAGCCACAAGCCGGGCGACGTGGTCCAGGTCGTCGTGGTGCGCGACGGAGCGCGCGTCACGTTGCGCGTCACGCTCAGCAAGCGAGGAGGGTAG
- a CDS encoding HEAT repeat domain-containing protein: MDHSATFARLFSRLVSLLIHDAHNVDQQKVTLRAAVAVGKQGPVRLTVREGELMADDEPMPTVLPGVSDVAARMAACGLREIIFEASPRAAAVLDRARELAGGRMNGSGVAEPVAALAPLTEFAVPEAARNDQERGPEREAGVPGLVSEDISAMFFQFSAIGAAKDSPETLVARLETVENPSEAIRLLDGAVTQAETAAREGKPAVVADLMYGVVRCERSAADEDVKRAYVLALRRMSRQLTLRPVAALMSRDPERRAHVVEVLARTGQDGAEALIDQMTQAQTTEDRQAMFDVLMQLDAAVPALINMLGDARWFVARNAADLLAEMKPVAAESSLVGLLHHPEGRVRRSATNALMQLGTESARQAVRAAVRDPEPEVRMQAAFAIAAHRDPETAATLITAIDKEADTDVQLAMLLALGRVGTLEAVQRLIRAAEPEHGLFKKKATAVRVAAVQALASVNSAAARDALKALASDRDKDVRDTVARLAQQNQRP; the protein is encoded by the coding sequence ATGGACCACTCGGCTACCTTCGCACGCCTCTTCTCCCGACTCGTCTCCCTGCTGATCCACGACGCGCACAACGTCGACCAGCAGAAGGTGACGCTGCGGGCTGCCGTCGCGGTCGGCAAGCAGGGGCCGGTTCGGCTGACCGTGCGCGAGGGTGAACTCATGGCCGATGACGAGCCGATGCCCACGGTGCTCCCCGGGGTATCCGACGTGGCGGCACGGATGGCGGCGTGCGGGCTGCGCGAGATCATTTTCGAAGCCAGTCCGCGTGCAGCGGCGGTGCTGGACCGCGCGCGCGAGCTAGCCGGGGGCCGCATGAACGGGTCGGGCGTCGCCGAGCCTGTGGCGGCCCTGGCACCCCTGACAGAGTTCGCAGTGCCCGAAGCCGCGCGCAACGACCAGGAACGGGGGCCGGAACGTGAGGCGGGGGTGCCGGGCCTCGTGTCGGAAGACATCAGCGCGATGTTCTTCCAATTCTCGGCGATCGGCGCGGCGAAGGATTCCCCCGAGACGTTAGTTGCGCGTCTCGAGACGGTGGAGAACCCGTCCGAAGCCATCCGGTTGCTCGACGGTGCCGTCACGCAGGCCGAAACGGCCGCGCGCGAAGGGAAGCCGGCGGTGGTGGCCGACCTCATGTATGGGGTCGTGCGGTGCGAGCGATCGGCAGCGGACGAGGATGTGAAACGGGCCTACGTCCTGGCACTGCGCCGCATGTCCAGGCAACTCACGCTGCGCCCGGTCGCGGCGCTCATGTCGCGGGATCCCGAGCGCCGGGCGCACGTGGTTGAAGTGCTGGCGCGGACCGGGCAGGACGGCGCCGAAGCGCTGATCGATCAGATGACGCAGGCGCAGACGACCGAAGACCGACAAGCGATGTTCGATGTGCTGATGCAACTCGACGCCGCCGTTCCCGCACTGATCAATATGCTCGGCGATGCGCGGTGGTTCGTGGCGCGGAACGCAGCGGACCTGTTGGCGGAGATGAAGCCGGTGGCCGCGGAGAGTTCGCTGGTGGGGTTGCTGCACCACCCCGAAGGCCGGGTGCGCCGCTCGGCGACGAACGCACTCATGCAGCTCGGAACGGAGAGCGCGCGACAGGCGGTGCGGGCGGCGGTGCGCGATCCGGAGCCGGAGGTGCGGATGCAGGCAGCATTCGCGATCGCGGCGCACCGCGATCCCGAGACCGCTGCCACACTGATCACCGCGATCGACAAGGAGGCCGATACCGACGTGCAGTTGGCAATGCTGCTTGCGTTGGGCCGTGTGGGCACGCTGGAGGCCGTGCAGCGGCTGATTCGCGCGGCCGAGCCGGAGCACGGGTTGTTCAAGAAGAAGGCGACGGCGGTTCGGGTGGCGGCGGTCCAGGCCCTGGCCTCGGTGAATTCGGCTGCGGCGCGGGACGCGCTCAAGGCGCTGGCGTCGGACCGGGACAAGGACGTCCGCGACACCGTGGCGCGCCTGGCACAGCAGAACCAGCGCCCCTGA
- a CDS encoding M42 family metallopeptidase has product MLASSSMAFLKRLLDTPGPSGYETAAARVWRAEAQTFADVVRSDVAGNSIAEVNPEGSPTIMLDGHIDEIGVIVQYIDDDGYLYISPIGGWDPEVLVGQRLRFLSDDPEVVGVVGKKPIHLIKTADREKASKITDFWVDIGARDRAQAEARVAVGDAAVIDSRSMDFPNDRIISRSIDDRIGAFAVLEALRRYKERPGKARVVAAATTQEEIAWNGGGALVSANTIRPQMAIAVDVTFATDHPGLEKKEIGDHRLGSGPVLVRGSLVSPVVFELLREAAKAANIPYTVHAEGRATHTNADAIHLAREGVATALVSIPNRYMHSPNEMVSLADVDHTAALIAEACRGVDDRTDFTAR; this is encoded by the coding sequence ATGCTCGCTTCGTCTTCCATGGCCTTTCTCAAGCGGCTGCTCGACACGCCAGGCCCTTCCGGCTACGAGACCGCCGCTGCCCGTGTCTGGCGCGCCGAAGCACAGACATTCGCCGACGTCGTGCGCAGCGACGTGGCCGGCAACAGCATCGCTGAAGTGAATCCCGAAGGATCGCCGACCATCATGCTCGACGGCCACATCGACGAGATCGGCGTCATCGTGCAGTACATCGACGACGACGGCTACCTGTACATCTCCCCGATCGGCGGTTGGGATCCCGAGGTCCTCGTCGGCCAGCGGCTCCGCTTCCTGTCCGACGACCCCGAGGTCGTGGGTGTGGTGGGCAAGAAGCCCATCCATCTCATCAAGACGGCGGACCGTGAGAAGGCGTCCAAGATCACTGACTTCTGGGTTGACATCGGAGCCAGGGACCGCGCTCAGGCCGAAGCCCGCGTCGCCGTGGGCGACGCCGCCGTGATCGACTCGCGCTCAATGGACTTCCCGAACGACCGAATCATCTCGCGGTCGATTGACGATCGGATCGGGGCCTTCGCGGTGCTCGAGGCACTGCGCCGATATAAGGAGCGGCCGGGCAAGGCACGCGTGGTCGCCGCCGCGACGACCCAGGAGGAGATCGCCTGGAACGGCGGCGGCGCGCTGGTGTCCGCCAATACCATCCGGCCCCAGATGGCCATCGCCGTGGACGTCACCTTCGCCACCGATCATCCCGGCCTCGAGAAGAAGGAGATCGGCGACCACCGGCTCGGCAGCGGTCCAGTGCTCGTGCGCGGCTCCCTGGTCTCGCCGGTCGTGTTCGAGTTGCTTCGCGAGGCGGCGAAGGCCGCCAACATCCCGTACACCGTGCACGCCGAGGGGCGCGCCACCCATACCAACGCCGACGCCATTCATCTGGCGCGCGAGGGAGTGGCCACGGCGCTCGTCTCGATTCCCAACCGCTACATGCACTCGCCCAATGAAATGGTGAGCCTGGCCGACGTGGACCACACCGCGGCCCTCATTGCCGAGGCCTGCCGCGGTGTGGACGACCGCACCGACTTCACCGCACGATAA
- a CDS encoding zinc-dependent metalloprotease, with amino-acid sequence MHSNLLAALLALVFVAPATAAQNPPAPAHKPAVVDTSIAAKTAGFVKHDGFIPFYLNQSTGKILLEIPHDSFPALMDVMQATGLGSNPIGIDRGAGGQSEIVQFDRNAEHVFVVFQNTRFRGATNNPDHERTVAEAFPVSTVAALPLLAVENGRLLVDATDFFIHDWTNVVATLQRSKQGAYAVAKDRSSIYAPYTKAFPKNTEVDVSLTFAASGPPGGIVSRMAPDGHAFTLRDHISLVELPDSGYRPREWDPRIGYFGITFNDYAQPVDQPLQQRWIERHRLERVNPNDPNSPIKNPIVYCVDRGIPEPIRTATLQGVKWWEQAFDEAGLKGGFKVDLCPEGIDPMDIRYNVLVWENRNERGWSVSGSVDDPRTGEILKGISRLDSHRARTDYNLYAALMGAAQTPADTHFVLARVRQVSAHEIGHTLGLSHNYIASTYSRASVMDYPAPRITLDKNGNIDMSQAYAVGPGAYDVWAIHWGYGIFPPGQEQDSLKAIVAEGLKKGYLFLSDADARPDDASDPRVNLWDDQSTAAQFLKNQMDVRRVAMARFGLRNLRPGEPLTMLQERLAPLYFFHRFALNSVSKTIGGMEYAEAVVGDGQQATRPIPGPEQRVALGLMLSALQPSALAIPDTVLTLLTPNANEVTPRVELFGTRTQPAFDEFGAARTLAQMIVDMVLQPERAARLVEFATRGPNMLTLGETIDSLIGRTWNAPVPSSGKLAALQRVTQRAVADRLLLLAADTTAAPEVRAIAELKIKDLQPQAARRAAAGSVEARAQWYAIAGDFQRWIDRRELPQPTRALEAPPGDPFGMADWDPWNGNGNN; translated from the coding sequence ATGCATTCGAACCTCCTTGCCGCCCTGCTCGCGCTGGTCTTCGTGGCGCCGGCCACCGCCGCGCAGAATCCACCGGCCCCCGCGCACAAGCCGGCCGTCGTGGACACGAGCATTGCCGCCAAGACGGCGGGCTTCGTGAAGCACGACGGCTTCATTCCGTTCTATCTGAACCAATCCACAGGCAAGATCCTCCTCGAGATCCCACACGATTCCTTCCCCGCCCTCATGGACGTGATGCAGGCCACGGGACTCGGGTCCAATCCCATCGGCATCGATCGCGGGGCAGGCGGTCAGAGCGAGATCGTGCAGTTCGATCGGAACGCCGAGCATGTGTTTGTGGTGTTCCAGAACACGCGCTTCCGGGGAGCCACGAACAATCCGGACCACGAGCGCACGGTGGCCGAGGCGTTTCCGGTGAGTACCGTGGCCGCGCTGCCACTGCTGGCGGTGGAAAACGGGCGGCTGCTGGTGGACGCGACCGATTTCTTCATCCACGATTGGACCAATGTGGTGGCCACGCTGCAGCGCAGTAAGCAGGGCGCGTACGCGGTGGCCAAGGACCGGTCGTCGATCTATGCACCATACACGAAGGCATTTCCGAAGAACACCGAAGTGGACGTCTCGCTCACCTTCGCGGCAAGTGGACCGCCGGGCGGCATCGTGAGCCGGATGGCGCCCGACGGCCACGCCTTCACGTTGCGGGACCACATCTCGCTGGTCGAACTGCCCGACTCGGGCTACCGGCCGCGCGAATGGGACCCGCGCATCGGGTACTTCGGGATCACCTTCAACGATTACGCCCAGCCCGTCGACCAGCCGCTGCAGCAGCGGTGGATCGAGCGGCATCGGCTGGAGCGGGTGAATCCAAACGATCCCAACTCTCCGATCAAGAATCCGATCGTGTACTGTGTGGACCGCGGGATCCCCGAGCCGATCCGGACAGCGACGCTGCAGGGGGTGAAGTGGTGGGAGCAGGCGTTCGACGAGGCGGGGCTCAAGGGCGGGTTCAAGGTGGACCTCTGCCCCGAAGGCATCGATCCGATGGACATCCGCTACAATGTGCTCGTGTGGGAGAACCGGAACGAGCGCGGGTGGTCGGTGAGTGGTTCGGTGGACGACCCGCGGACTGGTGAGATTCTGAAGGGCATCTCCCGGCTGGACTCGCACCGTGCGCGCACCGACTACAACCTGTACGCGGCACTGATGGGCGCCGCCCAGACGCCGGCCGACACGCACTTCGTCCTGGCCCGTGTGCGGCAGGTGAGCGCGCACGAGATCGGGCACACCCTGGGACTCTCACACAACTACATCGCGTCAACGTACAGCCGCGCGTCGGTGATGGATTATCCGGCGCCCCGTATCACGCTCGACAAGAACGGCAACATCGACATGTCGCAGGCATATGCCGTGGGGCCCGGCGCCTACGACGTGTGGGCCATTCACTGGGGTTACGGGATCTTTCCGCCGGGGCAGGAGCAGGATTCGCTCAAGGCGATCGTGGCTGAGGGGCTGAAGAAGGGGTACCTCTTTCTGTCCGATGCTGACGCTCGGCCGGACGACGCATCCGATCCGCGCGTGAACCTGTGGGACGATCAGTCCACCGCCGCGCAGTTCCTCAAGAACCAGATGGATGTGCGACGGGTGGCGATGGCGCGGTTCGGGCTGCGCAACCTGCGGCCTGGCGAGCCATTGACGATGCTACAGGAGCGGCTCGCGCCGCTGTACTTCTTCCACCGGTTCGCGCTGAACTCGGTATCGAAGACGATCGGCGGGATGGAGTACGCCGAGGCGGTGGTGGGCGACGGACAGCAGGCCACGAGGCCGATTCCCGGCCCTGAACAGCGCGTGGCGCTGGGGCTGATGCTGTCGGCGCTCCAGCCGTCGGCGCTCGCTATTCCCGATACCGTGCTCACGCTGCTCACGCCGAACGCCAACGAGGTGACGCCACGTGTCGAACTGTTCGGCACGCGGACGCAGCCGGCGTTCGACGAGTTTGGGGCGGCGCGGACCCTCGCGCAGATGATCGTGGACATGGTGCTGCAACCGGAACGCGCCGCGCGGCTGGTGGAGTTCGCCACCCGGGGTCCCAACATGCTCACGCTCGGCGAGACGATCGATTCACTGATCGGCCGCACGTGGAATGCGCCCGTGCCGTCGAGCGGCAAGCTCGCCGCGCTGCAGCGCGTGACGCAACGCGCCGTGGCCGACCGCCTGCTCCTGCTGGCGGCCGACACCACGGCGGCGCCCGAGGTACGGGCGATCGCCGAGTTGAAGATCAAGGACCTGCAGCCGCAGGCCGCGCGGCGTGCAGCCGCGGGCAGCGTAGAGGCGCGGGCGCAGTGGTACGCGATTGCCGGCGATTTCCAGCGGTGGATCGACCGGAGAGAACTACCCCAGCCGACGCGGGCACTCGAAGCACCGCCCGGCGATCCGTTCGGAATGGCGGATTGGGATCCCTGGAACGGGAACGGCAACAACTGA